The segment TCTTCCTGGGCGCGGGCACCGTCACGGGCTCCGGAGGATCGCCCTTCTCCAGGGCGGCTGCCGGCGCCGCGGGATCGGGAGCCGCGGCGGCGGGTTGGACTGAGGATCCGGACGCCTCCGGCGGATCGGCCGCCACGAGCCGCCTCGCGGCTGTGACTTTTTCGAGAATCGCCCGCGCCTGCCGAACGAGCGCCGCCGTGTCGATTCCCGCCTCTTCCTGCTGCTCGCGTCGCGACCCGTGATAGATCCAGCGATCCGGAAGCCCCAGGCGAACCACGCCCTGGGTCGGCAGCCCCATTTCGTGGCACGCCTCCAGGACGCAGCTTCCGAACCCCCCCGCGACGTGATGGTCCTCCACCGTGAGGATCGGGATGCCGCTCTCGACGAGAGCGCGGAGCCGTTCGCGATCGACCGGCTTGGCGAACCGCGCGTCATAGACGGCGATCGAATGTCCCAGCTTCTCCAGCTCGGAGCGCGCCGCCAGCGCGGTGTTCGCCGGAAAGCCGTAGGCGAAGACGGCGAGGTCGCTCCCCTCGGCCAGAAGGTGGGCCTTCCCCAGCTCGAACGGCGGCACGGGGCCGGCGGCGGGCTCCGGGACCTTCTCCCGGGGGTAACGCACCGCCGAGGGGCCGGCGTCGTAGAGGCGCATGAACTCCAGCGCCGCCCGCAGGGTCGGCTCGTCGCGCGCCGCCAGAAGGACCATCCCCGGCAGGCCCCTCAGGAAGGCGACGTCGAGGAAGCCGTGGTGGACGGCGCCGTCCCCGCCGACGAGGCCGGCGCGGTCGAGACAGAAGCGCACCGGCAGCCCCTGCAGCGCCACCTCCTGGAAGACCTGGTCGAAGGCGCGCTGGAGGAAGGTCGAATAGATCGCGGCGAACGGGCGCAGGCCCGTCTTCGCCATCCCGGCGCACATGTCGACGGCGTGCGATTCGGCGATCCCGACGTCGAACGTCCGCGCGGGGAACCGCGGCATCACCTTGGCGAGGCCGGTGCCGTCGGCCATCCCCGCCGTGACGGCGATGACGCCCGGATCGCGCTCCATCAGATCGATCATCGCGTCGCCGAACGCGGCGGTGAAGGAGCGCCCGTCCTTGTGGATCTCGGCGCGGCAGCCGGTGACCTGGAAGGGCGAAGGGGAATGGAAGGTCACGGGATCGTCGGAGGAGAAGTCGAAACCCTTCCCCTTGATCGTCTTCACGTGCAGCAGCACGGGGCGCTCGATCTCGCGGACCTCGCGAAGCACCTCGACGAGCGGTCCCAGCTCGTGCCCGTCCATCGGCCCGATGCAGAGCATGCCGAAGTGATCGAAAAGGTGCGTGTGCTCCAGCGCCGCCTTCGTGACCTCACCCAGGCGGTGGTAGATCTCTTCGAGCTTCTGCGCGACCGGAACGTGCTTGAGGACTTCGCGGGCCCGATCCTTGAGATCGGTGAAGCGGGGGTTGACGCGAATCCGGTCGAAATAGCCCGCCAGCGCCCCTTGCGGCTTGCCGATCGACATGCCGTTGTCGTTCAGGACGACCAGAAACTGCCGCCTGAGCGTGCCGGCGTTGTTGAGCCCCTCCATGGAGACCCCGTTGACGATGGCGGCGTCGCCGACGAGGACCACGACCTTGCGGTGCGCTTCGCCGCGGTGCAGGTCGCCCCGGGCCATGCCGATGCCCGTCGAGACGCCCGTGCCGGCGTGGCCCACGCTGAAGAGATCGTAGGGACTCTCCAGCGGCTCGGGAAAGCCCGACATCCCTCCCTTCTGGCGGAGCCGGCCGAGGAGAGGAAGCCGGCCGGTGAGCAGCTTGTGGGTGTAACACTGGTGCCCGACGTCGAAGAGGAGGCGGTCGGTCCCGAAGTCGAAGACGTAATGCAGCGCGAGGGTCAGCTCGACGACCCCCAGGTTCGGCGCGAGGTGCCCGCCGCCGCGGGCGACCTGCTCGCAGATCGCCTGGCGGATCTCGCGCGCCAACTCCTCCAGCTCCGGAAGCGTCAGCCCCTTCAGCCGCGCGGGGGTCAATCCCTCGTCGAGAAACCGGTTCTCTTTCATCATCCCCCTCCCGGACGGCGCGGGGATCCGCCCGCCGTTTCGAGCAGCTTCCCGACCGTTTTCCGATCCACCGCCTCATGGAGCGCGGCGACGATCTCCGACACTTCGGCGCGCGTGATCTTGGCGCCCGGGCCGTCCCGCTCCACGCGGCCGAGCGAGGAGAAGGCGAGAAGCGCCGGCAGCGCCGTGAAAGCGACGATTCCCGAATCGGCCCCGAAGCGCTCGAGGCGGGCGCAATAGTCCGACGCGACGGCGAGATCCCGGCGGGCCAGGGCGAACACGTCCGCCGGATCGACCTCCTCGGGGAGGTAGCACCGACCTTCGCGCGCGTCGGCGGCGCGGTCCTTCAGGATGTTGACGAGCTGGAGCGCCTCGCCGAAGAGAGGCGCCTCGTCGCGCATCACCGAGGCGATCGGCCCGAGCGCCGGATCGAGCAGGAACAGCTCCGTGAGCATCTCTCCCACGATGCCGGCGACGGCGTAGCAGTAGGCCCGCAGGTCGCCCAAGTCCTTCAGGCGCAGGACGCCGTCGCGCTCCCGCTCGACGAACGACGCCATGGCGCGGCAGGTCTTCGCCGTGTGGCTCGAAACGAGGCGCCAGGCCTCCGGAGCGAGCGATTCCGCGGCGCGCATCACGGACGGGAATTCACCCAGGAGCTCGCGGTACCCCGGATGATCGAGCGGCGGGTCCTCGGCCCACTTCCGCCACGGTGCCGCGATCGACCCGGAGGGGGCCTCGAGAAAGCGCCGGAGCGCTTCCAGCTCCTGGAGCTTGCCGTCGCGCGGCCAGCGCGTCGAATCCTCGATGCTGTCGGCGACCCGGAAAAGAAGGTAGGCGATCGTCACCTCGCGGCGGGTCGGCTCGCGCAGCAGGGGGATCGTCAGGGCGAAGGTGCGGCTGCTCGCCTGGAGGAGGCGGTCGAGCAGCGTTTCGGTCGCCACGCGCGGCGCGCCACCGCCGCGGTGCGGCGCGGGCATCGGCTCCGGGGGCAGCCGGCGGTCTCCCGCGCCGGGGACGATCCCGCGTCCGGCGCGGCTCAAGAGGCGTCCCCGGCGAGGAACGCGCCGGCGGCGCGGGCCAGGCTCTCGGAGCAGAGGGCGACGCGGGTTCGAAGATGCCAAAGCGAGGGGACGAGCCAGGGGCGCGCCAGCGCGGCGAGCGCCACGCGCCGGCCGTCGACCGAGCCTTCGGAGTCGCGCAGGGCGTTGAAATCGAGCGGCAGGGACTCTTCCGCCGGATCGGAGATCGCCCGCAAGGCGACGTAGGGAAGGCCGCGCTCCGCGGCGGCGCGCGCGAAGGCCGCCGTCTCGAGGTCCGTGGCGGCGGCTTCGGTCCCCCAGGGGAGGCGCGCGTAGGCCTCCGACTTTTCCCGGGCGGCGCAGAGGATCGAGCGCGTGCAGACGAAAATCGCGGGAGTGGCGCCCGTTCGACGCAGGAGCCGGCGGGTGTGCAAAGGGTCCGGCGGGGGGACCCCTCCCGTCTCGTCGATCACTTCGCGGGCCGCGACGATCTTCCCGGCCTCGAGATGAGGCGAAAGCCCCCCCGCCACCCCGAGAATCACCAGGCATTGCGCCTCGAAACGATCCAGCACGTCGCGGGCCCCGCTCTCCGCGCGCCGGGCCCCGTCTCCCGTGCTCGCCAGAACCGCCGGGATTCCGCCGAGACTCCCTTCCTCCGCCTGGATGCTGCCGTCTTTCCAGCGCCGTTCGGCCCTCAAGGCCGGCCGCAAGGCGCGGATCTCGCGCTCCAGGGCCGCCACGATCGCCACCTTCGTGAAGATCGCGGCCTCCGCCGCCGCCGGCGCGACAAGCCCCCGATTCACGCGGCGCGCCCCGTGACGTAACCGCTGTCGCGGAACCAGGCGACCGCGCGGCCGAGCGCCTCCTCCACCGGCGTCTGCGGGAGGCCCAGCTCGCGCACCGCCTTGCCGGAGTCGAAGAACATCATCTTCCGGGCGAGCCGCACCGCGTCGAGCTCGTAACGCGGCCTGCCGCCGCGGAGGCGGGCGAATCCAGTGTCCATCGCGGCGACGGCGAGGGGAAGCCAGTGGGGAACCCGGATCCGCGGCGCGGGCCGGCCGGCGATCGGCGCCAGCGCCTCCAGGATCTCCTTGAGCGACATGTTGCGGTGCCCCAGGATGTACTTCTCCCCGGGGCGCCCCCGCTCCATCGCCAGGATGTGGCCCGCCGCCACGTCGCGGACGTCGACCAGGTTCAGTCCCGTCTCGACGTAGGCCGGGATGCGGCCCTTCAGGAAGTCGAGGATCATCTTGCCGGTGGCCGTCGGCTTGATGTCCCTCTCACCCACCGGCGCAGAAGGGTTGACGATGACGACCGGCAGCCCGCGGATAGCCCATTCCTCCGCGACGCGCTCCGCCAGAAATTTGCTGCGCTTGTAGTGCCCCACCATCTGGCCGAGGCGCCCCGCGGTCCTCTCGTCGGCCGGCTCCCCGGCGGGGTGGAGGCCGAGGGCTCCCACGGTGCTGGTGTAGACGACGCGCTGCGCGCCGGACTCGGCGGCGGCGCGCAGGACGTTCCGCGTCCCCTCGACGTTGGCGCGGTACATGGCGGCGGGGTCTTCCACGTAGAGCCGGTAATCGGCCGCGCAGTGATAGACCGCCTCGGCCCCTTCCACCGCCCGGCGAATCGCTTCGAAATCGGTGAGGTCTCCGACGACGACTTCCACGCTCGCACCTTCGAGCAGGCGGCGGCTGGCGGGACGCGCGAGGCAGCGCACCTGGTCTCCCCGGGCGAGGAGCGCCTCCAGCAGGTGCCATCCCACGAATCCGGTCGCCCCGGTGAGGAAGACCCGCATCATCTCGTCCTTATCCGAGGAGGTTCCACGCCGCCATGCGGACGAGGTCGCGGGGACTCTGGCGGATCTCCCGGACCGCCGAGGCCTCGAAGCCCGAGTGCATGGCGCAGTTCTGGCAGCGCTCGTCGCGGCGCGACTCCCAGTACTGCCAGTCGGTCTGCTCCCAGAACTCTTTCCAGGAGTGGGTGTACTTCAGCCCGATCAGGTAACACGGCCCCTTCCACCCGCGGGGGGTGTAGGTCACCGTGCTCCACGGGGAGCAGGGAAGCTCGCGAAGCCCCGCGGCGAACTCCAGGAACATGGGGGTGGAGGTGAGGCGGTAGCGCCGGGAAAACCGGAGGATCTTCCGGAACTTCGTATGAATCTCGTCGCGGGTGAGGAAGATGTCCCGATTGACCGACTCGTAATGATACCCGGGCGCGACGAGCATCCCGTCGACTCCGAGGCTCTTCGCCAGCTCGCACAGCGCCTTGACCTCGCCGACGTCGGTCTCCTTGAAGACCGTGGTGTTGGTCATGACGTGGTAGCCGAGGCGCTTCGCTTCGCGGATCATCGCAACCGCCTTGTCGAAGGTCCCCTTTTTGTCGCAGACCCGATCGTGGGTTTGACGCATCCCGTCGAGATGGATGTTCAGCGTGAGGCGCCGGTGGGGCGGGATCACGCCGAAGACCTTGGAGTCGAGGAGAAGGGCGTTCGTGCACAGATAGATGTGGCGGTGCCGCCGGATGATCTCCATCACCAGCTCCGGCAGCTCCGGGTAGAGGGTCGGCTCGCCGCCGCAGATCGACACGCCGGGGGCCCCCGAGTCCTCCACCGCCCGCAGGCACTGCGCCGGCGTCAGCCGGTCCGCCAGCTTGCCCGTGTGGCGCTCCGGCGTGCAGCCCAGGCAGGCCAGGTTGCAGGTGTACAGCGGCTCGAGCATCAGGACGAAGGGATAGCGGCGGCGGCCACGGAGCGCCTGCTTCGCCTGATGCTTGATCATGTCGGTGGTGATGTGGACCGGAAATCTCACAGCACGACTCCTTCGGCCGGTGCGGCCGGGACGGCGGTTTGTTCCAGCGGCGCCCAGTCTCCGCGCCAGGCGGGCGGCTGCTTTGCGGCGTACACCCCGAGGGCGAGAAGCGGGAAGTAGAGCGGATAAAGATGATACCGGAGATAGAAGACGCCCGGGAACCCGGTTCCCGTCCATTCCTCCTCGGGCCACGACCCGTCCGGGGCCTGGCGTGCGAGGAGGAACTCGACGCCGCGGCGCACCGACTCGTCCTCGCGATGGCCGGCGGCGAGCAGGCCCAGGACGGCCCAGGCCGTCTGGGAGGGCGTGCTCGGGCCCTTCCCCTTCAGCGAGGGATCGTCATAGGAGGCGAGGGACTCTCCCCAGCCCCCGTCCGGGTTCTGGCAGCGGAGCAGCCACTCCGCCCCGCGCCGCACCGCCCGATCCGAGGGATCGACGCCGATTTTCCACAATGCCCAGAGCGCCAGATAGGTCCCGTAAAGATAATTGCATCCCCAGCGCCCGTACCAGGCGCCTTCCGCCTCCTGCGTCCGGCGGAGGAACCGGATGGCGCGCCGCGCGGGCGGATAGTCCGCGGTGAACCCGAGCTCGGAGAGGGATTCGAGGCCGCGGGCGGTGAGATCGGCGGTGCTGGGATCGATCATGGCATTGTGATCGGCGAACGGAACCTTGGTCAGGATCTCCTTGTCGCAGGCCCGATCGAAGGCCGCCCACCCGCCGTCGTCATTCTGCATCCCCAGGTGCCATTCGTGACTCTCGAAGATCGCCCGCTGGCAGCGCAAGGCGTCGTCCGGAGGAAGGGTGACCTTGCAGAGGGTGGTGAGCACCTGGGAGGTGGTGTCGCAGTCGGGATAGAACGGGTTGGCGTATTCGAAGTACCACCCCGCCTTGACCGGTCCGGGCCGCTTCAGCCGCCAATCGCCCATTTCGCTGCCGCGCCGGCCGAGAAGCCAGCGCGCCGCGCAGGTCACGGCGGGATGATCGCCCGGGACGCCCGACTCGACCAGAGCGTTGACGGCCAGCGCCGTGTCCCACACGGGAGACAGGCAGGGCTGGACGCGCAGGGTGTCCCCCTCCTCGATCTCCAGCTTCTCCAGCTCGCGCGCCTGCAGGAGAATCGTCGGGTGGTCGGGGGCGTATCCTTGCGCGCGCAACGCGAAAATGGTGTTCACGATGGGCGGAAAGATGGCGCCGAGGCCGTCGCTGTCCTGGAGGCGCTCCAGCGTCCAACGCTCCGCTTTTTCCAGGGCGAAGGAGCGCAGCATCCCGAGAGGCAGCCATTCCGTGCGCTTCACC is part of the Candidatus Polarisedimenticolia bacterium genome and harbors:
- the dxs gene encoding 1-deoxy-D-xylulose-5-phosphate synthase — translated: MMKENRFLDEGLTPARLKGLTLPELEELAREIRQAICEQVARGGGHLAPNLGVVELTLALHYVFDFGTDRLLFDVGHQCYTHKLLTGRLPLLGRLRQKGGMSGFPEPLESPYDLFSVGHAGTGVSTGIGMARGDLHRGEAHRKVVVLVGDAAIVNGVSMEGLNNAGTLRRQFLVVLNDNGMSIGKPQGALAGYFDRIRVNPRFTDLKDRAREVLKHVPVAQKLEEIYHRLGEVTKAALEHTHLFDHFGMLCIGPMDGHELGPLVEVLREVREIERPVLLHVKTIKGKGFDFSSDDPVTFHSPSPFQVTGCRAEIHKDGRSFTAAFGDAMIDLMERDPGVIAVTAGMADGTGLAKVMPRFPARTFDVGIAESHAVDMCAGMAKTGLRPFAAIYSTFLQRAFDQVFQEVALQGLPVRFCLDRAGLVGGDGAVHHGFLDVAFLRGLPGMVLLAARDEPTLRAALEFMRLYDAGPSAVRYPREKVPEPAAGPVPPFELGKAHLLAEGSDLAVFAYGFPANTALAARSELEKLGHSIAVYDARFAKPVDRERLRALVESGIPILTVEDHHVAGGFGSCVLEACHEMGLPTQGVVRLGLPDRWIYHGSRREQQEEAGIDTAALVRQARAILEKVTAARRLVAADPPEASGSSVQPAAAAPDPAAPAAALEKGDPPEPVTVPAPRKKSALRLGGFFRS
- a CDS encoding squalene/phytoene synthase family protein translates to MSRAGRGIVPGAGDRRLPPEPMPAPHRGGGAPRVATETLLDRLLQASSRTFALTIPLLREPTRREVTIAYLLFRVADSIEDSTRWPRDGKLQELEALRRFLEAPSGSIAAPWRKWAEDPPLDHPGYRELLGEFPSVMRAAESLAPEAWRLVSSHTAKTCRAMASFVERERDGVLRLKDLGDLRAYCYAVAGIVGEMLTELFLLDPALGPIASVMRDEAPLFGEALQLVNILKDRAADAREGRCYLPEEVDPADVFALARRDLAVASDYCARLERFGADSGIVAFTALPALLAFSSLGRVERDGPGAKITRAEVSEIVAALHEAVDRKTVGKLLETAGGSPRRPGGG
- the hpnA gene encoding hopanoid-associated sugar epimerase; translated protein: MMRVFLTGATGFVGWHLLEALLARGDQVRCLARPASRRLLEGASVEVVVGDLTDFEAIRRAVEGAEAVYHCAADYRLYVEDPAAMYRANVEGTRNVLRAAAESGAQRVVYTSTVGALGLHPAGEPADERTAGRLGQMVGHYKRSKFLAERVAEEWAIRGLPVVIVNPSAPVGERDIKPTATGKMILDFLKGRIPAYVETGLNLVDVRDVAAGHILAMERGRPGEKYILGHRNMSLKEILEALAPIAGRPAPRIRVPHWLPLAVAAMDTGFARLRGGRPRYELDAVRLARKMMFFDSGKAVRELGLPQTPVEEALGRAVAWFRDSGYVTGRAA
- the hpnH gene encoding adenosyl-hopene transferase HpnH, translated to MRFPVHITTDMIKHQAKQALRGRRRYPFVLMLEPLYTCNLACLGCTPERHTGKLADRLTPAQCLRAVEDSGAPGVSICGGEPTLYPELPELVMEIIRRHRHIYLCTNALLLDSKVFGVIPPHRRLTLNIHLDGMRQTHDRVCDKKGTFDKAVAMIREAKRLGYHVMTNTTVFKETDVGEVKALCELAKSLGVDGMLVAPGYHYESVNRDIFLTRDEIHTKFRKILRFSRRYRLTSTPMFLEFAAGLRELPCSPWSTVTYTPRGWKGPCYLIGLKYTHSWKEFWEQTDWQYWESRRDERCQNCAMHSGFEASAVREIRQSPRDLVRMAAWNLLG
- the shc gene encoding squalene--hopene cyclase codes for the protein MSHGSAFAPSVPQSSAESALRLREALERAQGHLLALQASDGHWRGELEGDTILESEYVLAMWFLGRCGGEKIGKVGNYLRRKQLEEGGWAIYPGGPPDVSASTKAYFVLKLLGDDPEAGHMQRARRVILRLGGIDACNSFTKIYLAIFGQYPWAKCPSVPPELVLLPRRFYLNIYEMSSWSRAILVPLSIISARKPSCAVPAAAAIAELRSDQYRPPKRTAWGSFFYAVDALVKRTEWLPLGMLRSFALEKAERWTLERLQDSDGLGAIFPPIVNTIFALRAQGYAPDHPTILLQARELEKLEIEEGDTLRVQPCLSPVWDTALAVNALVESGVPGDHPAVTCAARWLLGRRGSEMGDWRLKRPGPVKAGWYFEYANPFYPDCDTTSQVLTTLCKVTLPPDDALRCQRAIFESHEWHLGMQNDDGGWAAFDRACDKEILTKVPFADHNAMIDPSTADLTARGLESLSELGFTADYPPARRAIRFLRRTQEAEGAWYGRWGCNYLYGTYLALWALWKIGVDPSDRAVRRGAEWLLRCQNPDGGWGESLASYDDPSLKGKGPSTPSQTAWAVLGLLAAGHREDESVRRGVEFLLARQAPDGSWPEEEWTGTGFPGVFYLRYHLYPLYFPLLALGVYAAKQPPAWRGDWAPLEQTAVPAAPAEGVVL